Genomic segment of Populus nigra chromosome 6, ddPopNigr1.1, whole genome shotgun sequence:
TCCTCCGACAActtatttatatgaaaattaaaaagaaaatgtggtCACTTCAAAACATCAAATAATTAAGAGTATATATAAAGGACTGATCATAAAGATTGAAACAAACCTGAAAGTAATCAATTTGTGGGTCAAAGCCATAGTCGCTGAAGTGTTGAGGTTCTGGCATGGGAAAAACTGGGGACTTGTTTGACATTTTTGCTTTGTGGTAGCTCCAAAGCGAAGGACTTTTAATTGTGGGTTTGCTTTATAGGAGAGGAGGGGTCAATTAATTGCTTTAGCAAGAATATCGTCGTGACTTCATACTCGTGAGAGGAGGGGGGCGAGCAAAAATAATGAGGTGATTTTTTTGGGCCTTGGGGCTCAAAGTGGGTAATTGACCGTTGGGAATAGCAAACCCTAATTATTAGTtattaattactaattattactctcaaaattaaaacatataggGTTTTGTcactaatttgaaaaaaaaagattaaaaataaaattctgaaaatatttctcttttcttaaattaccaaatattataaaaataaaatcaaaatcaaaatgtcCATGCATGCATAACGGGAgactttgttgatttttaattttgttcttgcaCTTAAATAAAACttcatcatatttttcaaagtTGAATTAGGAAAATTTTAACcctaattgatttttgaaaaaaaaaggcatagtCTTAtttaaatgcaagaaaaaatattaaaaaattactaaaatctTCAATTATGGGGCTatcattaattttcaataagtctttttttttaagaactgatatcaaatttaaataaataaaaaatgaataaggtCAGAATTTTATTAGAtagaataatttagaaaaaaaacacaagtaacaataacatttcatttgaaaaaatgtGATAAAGATGGTGTCTACCTTTCCTTATACACTACTAATCGGATACCCAATCTTTGAATAAAtcactatatattttaaaatttctagtttttttaattatcagatAATGACtccaaaaattatttattttgtcaaaacTATTTCGTCACTATTCTCATCATGATAGGATAGCATGATGATTTGTTTGACAGTTTTGCTATGTGGTAGCTCCAAAGCgaacactacaagatttaacagttttaccgacggaatttttccgtcggtgtaagacacatattccatcggtaattatattaccgacggaatcaaaGACGGAAATGATCCGTCGGTGAATCGTTCGTCGGTAATgttttgtccgtcggtaaatccgttggtaatataattaccgacggatttactgacggaacaAACGcgtcggtaataatttttttattaccgacggaaattccgtcggtaattccgtcggtaagtattgaaaaacatttaaaaaaaaattcattttataaaattataaaataattaaattaacataaattaacactgtataatatatactcaaaatgcttagaaaaaagaataagaaaatcaattcaaacaaatttgcaacaaataaaaaaataaaataaaaaaataaattcaactaaaaaattaattcatatgaaaaaaatgaagttgcaatttctaaaaatttaaaaatcctataaataaatctactaaaaattgatctcatatgaaaaaaaaaatctcacaacaacatttatacaattattaagaacaaaaacaattaaaaataaaataaaaaacaaatatagtgaaaaaaatcatgaaaaatgaagaaaaaagaaaaatcttaccttaatgtagttgcaagtgaagctaaggagagaaaaaaaatttcattaagcatattaattaaaaaaaaaactaagaggataaaagaagaaagaagaagaagacatacccaagcatggaggaaaagagaaggagatgaggagagaaaagaagagaaagaaatagataagaaatgatgttttttacataaagtgaagaagaagaagaagacataccttaatgatgttttttacatatagtgaagaagaagaagaagaagaagaagaagtagaagaacaagaagaagtagaagaacaagaagaagaagaagaagaataagaaacggctttgtctcttgtgaaataagggcattcaggctttttattgggacgatttaccgacggatttaccgacggataattaaatattaatattttttaattattccgtcggtaatttcatcggtaatatttaatttaaattttcaatttcgtaaaattttttcagaaaccgccaaaaaattaccgacgatTTTTCAaaccgtcggtgattccgtctgtaatatttaaatgaaaattttaaattaattgaattttttcaaaaaaccgccaaataacaccgacgacttttcaatccgtcggtgatgtactctctggaaaataccgacggaattttccgtcggtgattccctttgtaattaacatgatgaacagtgttcacaatttaccaacggatttaccgacggaatgaccGACGgaaaaaattccgtcggtaattccgtcggtaaatccgttggtaaaaatgacacgtcatcattttttttttgctttgttttaaatttttttcccacggtaattccctcggtatataccgagggaatatttccatcggtaaaatccctcggaaatttaccgacggaaatattccctcggtatttccgtttgtatttatcaattttctggtagtggaaGGACTTTTAATTGTgggtttgaaatatttttttttttaggggttgTTTTGGGCCTTGGGGCTCAAAGTGGGTAATCAGTCGTTGGGGAAATAGCAAACCCTAATTactaattattactattaaaattaaaatatataggaTTTTGTCACTAATCAGTCGTTGGggaaatatttcttttttttagattaccaaacatgataaaaaaaaaatcaaaatatcctTGCATAATCgaagattttgttgatttttaattttttttttacactttaatAAAACTTCATCGTATTTTCCAAAGTTGAAATAGGAAAATTTAAACCCTAATTGATTTTGGAAAAAACAAGGCATAGTCTTAtttaaatgcaagaaaaaatatttaaaaaatcagtaaaatctTCAATTCTGGGGTAGTCATCAATTTTCGACAaagtcttctatttttaaggaccagtgtcaaatttaaataaataaacaacgaATCAGCTCAGAATTTTATTGGAtagaataatttagaaaaaaaaaacacaagtaacaATAACCTTTCATTCGAAAGGATGTAGTAAGGGCTAACCCAATGTCTACGTTTCTTTATGCACAGCTAACCCAATGTCTACCTTTTTTTATGTATAGCTAACCCGATACCCAATCTCTGAATAAACCActgtatattttaaaatctctaATCTCCTTAATTACAAAGTGGCGACTCcaaaaattactttattttccCAAAACCATTTCATCATTGATTCTCTTCACTGTATGACAACATAGTGACTCCATTAGGGACTTGAGTTAAGccaatttttatgtgtttatgtccttgattgttatttattttttagcaattaattattttatttgcattctttatttaatgcttttattcacatttgtttattttaattcatttaattcaatttttatattttacatgttgGTTTGGATATGCATGCATGTTATTTATATGAGTTTCACACACATCACTACAAAACCCATAAAAGCTTTGGACTCGAGATCATCCCTTCTAAGGTTAGAAAGGAAGATTCAGTGGCAAAAGTGACTTATGTCTATTGATACTCACTTGAACTTCTGTTTGGATTGAACCTACCGTATACGCCTGGTTCTGTAGATTATATCTCTAACCCGGGTGTATAAGGTTAGAGGATTGGATTACTCCGTTGGTAATTTGGATGATCTATGAGCTTGAAAAATCTCTATGAATAAACAAACCAAGCCTAAACCCTTATGAGTTATATTCTATATGTGACAACCTCGATTTCCAACATCCTTTTTTACAATACATTGAaaattttcaggtaatttttttttatataccgATTCCATCAAAtttctatcaaaattttgaCAGAGTCTCCTCAATATtagaaggtcccaagttatcgacaaaatcatattacactttcaattttaattcacatcctgatccaatcatcctggatctcaacctaattcatcatcatcaacacaacatatGTTATTCAGTAACGTCATATAATGTAATTCAAGTGAAAGATTCGATTTCAACTCtaaacatgcatggttaaaTAGATAGTTAAAGTtacaaacattaaattaaagtcatacattcaaatttacagattaatattacatttcaagttttagaaGATAAGActcttaatttacaaataattacatggtcaaaagcaagAGGTAACTAAACCAATATCATTCCGGACGCGACCCTGATAGacttgaaaatagaaattaacgtgtacatataaatataaaaaaatagtaacaaacaataacaatgatagaTCACTTTATCTTGACATGCATAGGAATACTAGTTTGGTACATAACAAAATGGACAATACAAGTTTATTTCTGGCGTCGTAAATATGAGGTAAAGACTTGAAAATTGGTTATGAAAAGCATTATTAAATTACCTTATAAGAATCCACCCAAAAATCAAGAATGAATTAAGGATCATAAGCGTGGTTATCTTTGTAAATATAAAGGAGTAAATGGTTAAAACATTAACATGGATGTAATACCTATTATGAAATGTTATAGGTTAACGATAAGACACTAAGTTACCGCCGtacaagataataaataaataaattggcaAGCTACCTATAAGAGTAGTCGAGGAGGTCACGAGTGTGCAATTTACATCCATATGATTGTAGAAATacataattaataagaaaactagaaaagagATGAACTTAGGGAATGAAGGGAACTAATACGCACTAACGATGAGACGTAAATGAACATTGATTCAGGAGTTAATACTTAATATTATGAGTATATGTGCACAGAAGTTGAGTAATTATGGATACAGAGTGTTACATGGTGGGTTCTAAATAGGATTAGGATGTGAAAATATGATGGTATAAACAAGTAGTTAAGTATGAAATTATAGGAACCATGAGGATTCCTATATTGAAACACTAAATAGCTAAGATAAATCATAGTTGTTAAACTGTAAGGAGTGCAACATGAAATTAGAAAACTACGACAATGATAAGAATTACATGTTAATCGTAATGAGCTTGAATGATGGATCCTAAAAGTATGAAATACATTAGTTAGCCACAATACCAAATACTAACAAGTAAATAGTTATTTAGTTGACAATATGACAAGTTAAAGTTACAAAATTGAGACTAGGTCATCTGAATGGTGGATGACTCGGTTGGTTAGCACAATACTTCACTAGTTGGGTGGacgatatttaaaataattgacaTGTTACTTATACTTTTGTTTGAGAAGGAGATGTTATTGACAATGTGACTAACAAGAACAATCATTGGATAAGATAAATGTGATGTTTGAGGTGTAGTTATGTTAAATTTAGGAAGTAATTATAGGAATACTACATAACCATGAGAAATAAAGTGATGTGTAAAAGAAGGTGTGTTTAGTGGGAGCATGACATGCTTCAGTAGTGGAAAAATAAGGTGAAATGGTTTCCTCGAGACAAACACAAGAGTTGGGCTAAtagtttattgaatttaattgcctatacttttataaaaaatctgaTAAGCGTTTCTTCTATCCATGTTACagaaaagagaaatgaaaaggagaaagaagTACCCAATAATATTCGTAGATATAAGTAGAAATCCTaaatttcgaggatgaaatttCTTGAAAAAGGGAAGAATATGAAACCctagaaaatttataatttaaatatgtggATGTATAACCTGTCATGTAAACGTAAGACTGAAAGTGATATATAATGAAGGGGATGAtctctataaataaattttgttttagaattcataaaaagagagaaaccggtaacgtgttttgatggataaaataatgacaaaaatgacaaaatatttctaagaaataagtgaggtaataaagaatataatataataaaggaTAATTCAATGAAAATGGCAGGACTAAAGGTGCaagcatcaattaaaaaaataaaataaaatacataaatacaTAAATGAAGGAAATAAATGTAATGAGTGGAAAATATGCCTTAAAATAGTAAAAGGtcactagttaaaaaaaaaaaaagggtgagaGACAATAGAGAATTCGGCTAGAGAGAAGTGTAGAATTTGAAAGAATCAATAATTCTCCGGTGGCTATATCTCTAgaatccaccgttggatcacatTGATTTTTGGATATATTCTTCATCTCACGCTCCTCTACTAACTAATCGGAGGGATTGGAAGGTACATAATTCGTTTGACAGAAATCATTATTGGAAGTTTCCTGGAACACAAAAGGAAATACACTTGCAGGGGAGTTTTGGTCGATTCTCTTtcttccaccgttggatcatgcctatttttagatatttggtGCGCCTAGATGTTTCCTTCATTCTGACGGTGGAGATCGAAAATGCACTTTCCAGCAAGGTGTTATTTATGTTAAACAGTAACTCATCCATTTTCAGGTTAGTTCGGTTTTATTCAGATCTATAAagatccaaccattggatcatTCTGATTTTGAGATCTATTGTACACAACTCAATGATATATAGTTTGACCGTTGGGTTCAAGCCAATAATCAGAGGTAGATGACTTATTGCTTTTTTGAATCTATTGCTAGTCTTAGTAAAAATTTAGGAAGCTtgatttaattacatgttttgataaaattgGAATTGTATGGATGTAAGGTTTATGTAagatgtaatggtaaaatatattattgttattagtGTTGTTATAGATTTAATGGATATATGGTTTTAGGCATTAAAAAGGATTGGATCTAGTGGTAagtgaaagaaaacttgaagaaaattgCATTCTCCATTTAATGCAAAGATTCggcctacacacacacacacacacacacatacacacatgaGAGAATGagcttaattgttttaattgctATGGAATTTGAGTTGAATGAGGTTAGAATAGATATGAAATAAATGGGTAAAAGTTTATctagaataattaaaaagggaATCATTTTCTATGTAAATTAGGTATGGAAGAATTCATGCATATAATTAGGTAGAGTGTCAATTGGAAGAATTTTAAAAGGATCCAAATGCTCATCATTTTACAacacaattaatctataacaacactaataacaagaacatattttaccattacatctTACATAAACCCTACACCcacataattttaatttcatcaaaacatgtaattaaatcaAGCTTTCTAAATTTTTACTAAGATTAGCAATAGATTCAAAAAGCAATAAGTCATTCACCTCTTACTATTTTCTTGACCCCTGCGGTCAGAATATATTTCATTGAGTTATGTACAATATATCCcaaaatcaaaatgatccaacggttggcTCTCCATAGATTTGAATAAAACCGAACTAACCTGAAAATGGATGAGCTATTGTTCAACATAAACAACACCTTGTCGGAGAGTGCGTTTCCGATCTCCATCGTCCAGAATGAAGGCAACATCTAGGCGCACCACATATCCAAATATAGGTATGATCCGACGGTGGAAGAGAGAGAATCGACCAAAACTCCCCTGCAAGTGTATTTCCTTTTATGTTCCAGGAAACTTCCAATGATGATTTATGTCAAACAGATTAAGTACCTTCCAATCCCTCCGGTCAGCTAGTAGAGGAGTGTGAGATGAAGAATATATCCACAAATCAatgtgatccaacggtggattcTAAAGATATGGCCACTGGAGAATTATTGGTTCCTTCAAATTCTGCACTTCTCTCTAGCCGAATTCTCTATTATCTCTCacctttatgtattttaatttatttttcatgtaaactatCCGGTTTGTTTATGCTTAAATCGCTACTCTTTACCAAACTCCTATTGGGATGAGATCTTTCACCAATgtaggaaaacatattaatagaaTTCATGCAAAATTTCATTCTAATCCAACAATTGGATTGAGAGCTCtgctttttaatgtaaaattggtCAATTTATGACTTTTCATCAACgatccaaattttcttgttcaatcttcacataaaataatatcaattatcCTTCTAAATCTTtaaggtcattttattattttggaatatattcattttaaaatttctaccttttatttatttatcgggtATTATTATCGTTTCAAAGTAATGTCActgatttttaattgatgtttgcACCTTCAGTCCTGCCATTTTCAttgaattatcttttattataatgtattatttattacctcacttatttctgagaaatattttatcatttctctcattattttatccatcaaaacacgTTATTAGTTTCTCTGTCTTTAcgaattctaaaataaaattcattttataaagatCATCCCTTCTATTATATAtcactttcaattttatatttacatgaCAGATTATACAtctgcatatttaaattataaattttctagGTTTCATAGTATCTACTAGAACAGACCCTTTAGGACATCCCTTTAGGACATGACTTAATAACATGTCATTTACATGCATGCTCTCACTTTATATATCGTGCTTTTATTACATCTCCACCGACCATTACAGAAAATGTGAGATGATGGAGCATATAACCACCTATGAAGGTTAGGTCAGAGTAGGGTTAATGGAATGTAAGGGATTGCTTGTTGACTAGATTCAAGTCCTAATTACCTGAACATTTGAAGTTGGATGAAAGACCTCTGGGTGTGAGTCAATTATTAGATTGTTAGGAAAGATTTTCTTCTCAAGACCAATCTAATTTTGAGAAACAATTAAATCCTAATTAGCAATACATTTTGATATAacccataaaataaatttaatattttgaagaatttaaCACTATAACCTAATTAGCAATACATTTTGAAGGTGTTCATGGGTGGACATCGAGGTCTTCTAAATGCTCTACAAGCATCCTTTCCCTCTGTTTCAACAAACTTCTcccaaaacaagcaaaacaattAATGTTCTTAAAAGGAGGAGAATGATTTCTAGTAAATTAATGATTACAAAATCTTTTTGGCCTTAATTATCATCTCAAAGAGCTTCCAGCAAcagtattaatttataatgtcGCAATTAATCGAGAAATGCAATTCTTCACAGAGATTGCTTCGATATTAGAATCTTAAATAAAGTCTCGGCCGGCTAGCTACCGGTGACGACAAAGATCATCTGCTAAAGGTAGTATGGTATAGAAGAAAAATGCAGCTGAGGTTCTAAACTCAAGCCAGTattattaatactttatttattatattttaaatcttcttgtttctttctttctttctttctttccaagaATGTTCTAGGGTTTCTTCCTCGTCATTTGTCTGCCTGATGTCTTCTCCTTTTAGAGGAATTAATACCTAGTCCAACGGCTTGAAGCCTCAGGTTAAATCCACCTGCATTTTTTAATCGGAGACACCAGGCGTTAGGTCTTTACTaggaaaataattcaattttatatatagttcCAGCATAGCATATGTAAGTAGCAAAggtaaaagataaattttcatgtaaatattttatactgattattatttttattttatatttttttcatttactataTATTAGAGTATTAGAGGTTGATTTTTGTTGCGAATATATAAAAAGGATTTCTATGTTATTAATATATCACACAAATAGGTTAGGCCCACGCAGTTgacatctaataaaaaaaagcccaGGCATTCCTGGAAGCCTAGgtcctctctctctcgctccctccctctctctctctctctcgctccccctccctccctctctctctctctctctctctctctctctctctctctctctctctctgtatctatatatatatatatatatacacacacacaaacacagaCACATGTTCTCTgttattaattcattaattctCTACTTCGAGTACCAACTCCAAAAACATTCTCTTCTCATCATTTGCAAGCTAACCCACTTTCTCTTTCTCCTCCTCTTATAATTCCATACACACAGCAACTGTCATAACCACAATCAAGAAATGGACTCGGACATGAGAGATCCACCAAATGAATATAGAGAAGGCTATGCATTAAGTGGCAAGATAATGCTAAGTGCTGTTgttcttcttttccttgttaTCATTTTAATGGTTTGTCTCCACCTTTACGCTCGCTGGTACCTCATCCGCGCACGGCGGCGCCATATCCACCATGCCCGCAACCGCCGTAACCATCTTGTATTCTACGTCGACTCTGCCCACAACCCTACCATTGTCACAACTCAAGTCACACGTGGCCTTGAAAAGACCGTCTTGAAATCGCTTCCTGTTTTTGTGTATTCAGAAAAAACCCACCAAGATTCGATGGAGTGTGCGGTTTGTTTATCCGAGTTTCAAGAGAACGAAACGGGTCGGACCTTGCCTAAATGTAATCATAGCTTCCACATCGAGTGTATTGATATGTGGTTTCATTCTCACTCCACGTGCCCTCTCTGTCGCTCTCCGGTTGAGCCGGTGACGGAAAACCCGGTTCAAGATGGTCCCGGTTGCGGGATTTCGGTACCGGGTTCGGGTTCCAGTTCGGGTACAACGTGTCAGCATGAGGAGGATCGTGTGGGTTCGGCTTCTACGTCGTCGTTTAATGACACAAGGAAACAGGTGGAGCTTATCGGAGTGACCATCGAAGTGCCTAGGAGAAATGGGAGTTTTGAGGATGAGTCAAACACTGAGTCACCATCAGCGAGTCACGCGTTTAGATCGCCAATGAGTCGGATGCTGTCGTTTAAGAGGATGCTAAGTAGGGAAAGAAGAGGTACTGCGTCTCCTCACGCGGCTAGCTCTGTGAGTTGCGGTGGTGAGTCAGGGACGACTGAGATGGATATTGAACGAGGGCAGGATGAGTCGATGCCTCAGCAAACTCGGTGCTAAAATCAACGGTGGATGATTAAAAAGCTACGTGGCGGTTGTCTCATGGAGAAAACAGGCGGCGATTTTCAGTCGCTTAAGTGGGGCAGAGTGTGGGCACTCGTTGGACGCCGCCTTGGGCTCAAATGTTTAGCTTTGACTTGTGTATAATGAAATGAAtatcttcttattattttttctcctccttAATTTTGTCTACTATGATTTTAATTTACAGAGATTTAGACAAAGGTCGTTTTGTATTGGaaagtgaatttatttttttattattaaaatagatattcGAGTTAACTTGTATGTATCTTGATTAATCTTATAGACTCTGaaattaatgactatataaACTTTCAGTggctattatattaataattatagggtttaaacttgaaatcatataaaaaataaattttataatcttaaatttttaccactaaccatataaaaatattttggaaagtAAATGAATTTTTTGAGCATGtattagatattaaaaatataaatatatttaaattatttttttctaaaaaaacctaaaatgtcAGAGTTGATatgataaatttatgatttatatattttaattaattttttttccattcgtttttctttaattattttaaatacacATTCTTCATGTCAATCAATCTAGggcatcaagaataaaaataatgattgcCTCCGACTttgaattcaaaaattaaaaaaaaaacatatcctaccattctcttattattattattattattattataacataaCTTTAATTTCACACCTCATAATTTTGCGCATTATATTAAGTCCctagaatataatatttataaattttaacaattttgatACGCGTAAATCTCATAATTTTGATATACATACACtactttgttttataaaattcgAGAGTTGAATTTAATTGTCTATGTAAAAAAGAGCTGGAAAATAGAATACAAGGTGAGGAGTAGGTGTGGAGCGGCCCAAGCGAAGCATCGTTGTAAGGTAAGATGccattaaatttcataaaaacgATACTCCTACGATGTTGTTGTTTGCACGATTGAAGAATTTCTCAGgcttttaatgaaattaatagcTCAAGCCGGCTTCTGACATGTTTTTTTCACCCAAACTGAATATATTTTACTATCTTATTACGTACCAGACCGATTGATGTTGTGTCTTTTTCTTGTCCAGGGATCTcactcaatttaaattttttttttttttttaattacattggaTGGATGCTTCGATACTAAAACAATGTTTGTAAACAGGAATCATGCTAGGGTGTAGTTGGATTTTGGAGGAAGAAACCGGAACTCTCTTATTGGATTGTCATCCAATGCTAAGTAAGATAAAATGTCCATTGCATGCAGAAACACACAATTGACATCTTctaataaaatcatgattttatgattttacttaccaaacaagaaattaagatagcataaatttttttatcttaatccCTTATACCAACCATCACCTGTATTATAAGttcatactatatatatatatatatatatatatagtgatatTACCTCAATGGATATTAAACAATTTCCCCCCTCTTAGATTGCattctttttcaatattttacgATGAAAAAGACAAGGAacagagaaaatatatatatatatatatatatatatatatatatatatatatatatatatatatatatttctgaatCTTCTATCCTCTTAAACAGTAAGTAAACGCTATGTAAATCGGATTGA
This window contains:
- the LOC133696379 gene encoding RING-H2 finger protein ATL2-like produces the protein MDSDMRDPPNEYREGYALSGKIMLSAVVLLFLVIILMVCLHLYARWYLIRARRRHIHHARNRRNHLVFYVDSAHNPTIVTTQVTRGLEKTVLKSLPVFVYSEKTHQDSMECAVCLSEFQENETGRTLPKCNHSFHIECIDMWFHSHSTCPLCRSPVEPVTENPVQDGPGCGISVPGSGSSSGTTCQHEEDRVGSASTSSFNDTRKQVELIGVTIEVPRRNGSFEDESNTESPSASHAFRSPMSRMLSFKRMLSRERRGTASPHAASSVSCGGESGTTEMDIERGQDESMPQQTRC